In Hippocampus zosterae strain Florida chromosome 3, ASM2543408v3, whole genome shotgun sequence, a genomic segment contains:
- the nts gene encoding neurotensin/neuromedin N isoform X2, which yields MEPLQSVRTPHKQNDAHFVVLNSQKSSLLSRQELKRRRRRGKSRRRRRQQWGGILTQHCLHVSTRPTEAHLACVLLLLCFTCSGLCADMEQELGEQLLSSLLASKLKQASKQSAPYWRLTLDNLCRLADGLRLIEEGAEEAAWWRRSGEEAGEEVEEEEEEEGEQQMRMREWSNKSLEELYSVRHICRALLHSSQGRLRYDSMEYAAENGGGAQLKRKSPYILKRQATHAAKSRRPYILKRSEIY from the exons ATGGAGCCATTGCAGTCGGTCCGAACTCCTCACAAACAGAACGACGCACACTTTGTTGTGCTAAACTCTCAAAAAAGTTCCTTGTTGTCCCGGCAGGAActcaaaaggaggaggaggagaggaaagagtaggaggaggaggaggcaacaGTGGGGTGGTATACTGACGCAACACTGCCTCCATGTCTCGACGCGGCCAACAGAG GCTCACTTGGCTTGTGTGCTACTGCTGCTGTGTTTCACCTGCAGTGGGCTCTGTGCAG ACATGGAGCAAGAGCTTGGAGAACAACTGCTCAGCAGCCTGCTTGCTTCCAAG CTGAAACAGGCGAGCAAGCAGAGCGCCCCCTACTGGCGCTTAACGCTGGACAACCTGTGCCGGCTGGCTGATGGCCTGCGGCTCATAGAGGAGGGGGCTGAGGAGGCGGCgtggtggaggaggagcggcGAGGAGGCtggagaggaggtggaggaggaggaggaagaggagggggaacAGCAGATGAGGATGAGGGAGTGGAGCAACAAGAGTCTGGAGGAACTCTATAGCGTGCGGCATATTTGCAGAGCGCTGCTGCACAGTAGCCAGGGCAGG CTACGCTACGACTCAATGGAGTACGCAGCGGAAAATGGTGGCGGTGCGCAGCTGAAGCGCAAGTCGCCATACATCCTCAAGAGGCAAGCCACTCACGCAGCCAAGTCTCGGAGGCCGTACATCTTGAAGCGGAGTGAAATTTACTGA
- the nts gene encoding neurotensin/neuromedin N isoform X3 codes for MQAHLACVLLLLCFTCSGLCAGYSSSDMEQELGEQLLSSLLASKLKQASKQSAPYWRLTLDNLCRLADGLRLIEEGAEEAAWWRRSGEEAGEEVEEEEEEEGEQQMRMREWSNKSLEELYSVRHICRALLHSSQGRLRYDSMEYAAENGGGAQLKRKSPYILKRQATHAAKSRRPYILKRSEIY; via the exons ATGCAGGCTCACTTGGCTTGTGTGCTACTGCTGCTGTGTTTCACCTGCAGTGGGCTCTGTGCAG GTTATTCCTCTTCAGACATGGAGCAAGAGCTTGGAGAACAACTGCTCAGCAGCCTGCTTGCTTCCAAG CTGAAACAGGCGAGCAAGCAGAGCGCCCCCTACTGGCGCTTAACGCTGGACAACCTGTGCCGGCTGGCTGATGGCCTGCGGCTCATAGAGGAGGGGGCTGAGGAGGCGGCgtggtggaggaggagcggcGAGGAGGCtggagaggaggtggaggaggaggaggaagaggagggggaacAGCAGATGAGGATGAGGGAGTGGAGCAACAAGAGTCTGGAGGAACTCTATAGCGTGCGGCATATTTGCAGAGCGCTGCTGCACAGTAGCCAGGGCAGG CTACGCTACGACTCAATGGAGTACGCAGCGGAAAATGGTGGCGGTGCGCAGCTGAAGCGCAAGTCGCCATACATCCTCAAGAGGCAAGCCACTCACGCAGCCAAGTCTCGGAGGCCGTACATCTTGAAGCGGAGTGAAATTTACTGA
- the nts gene encoding neurotensin/neuromedin N isoform X1, translating into MEPLQSVRTPHKQNDAHFVVLNSQKSSLLSRQELKRRRRRGKSRRRRRQQWGGILTQHCLHVSTRPTEAHLACVLLLLCFTCSGLCAGYSSSDMEQELGEQLLSSLLASKLKQASKQSAPYWRLTLDNLCRLADGLRLIEEGAEEAAWWRRSGEEAGEEVEEEEEEEGEQQMRMREWSNKSLEELYSVRHICRALLHSSQGRLRYDSMEYAAENGGGAQLKRKSPYILKRQATHAAKSRRPYILKRSEIY; encoded by the exons ATGGAGCCATTGCAGTCGGTCCGAACTCCTCACAAACAGAACGACGCACACTTTGTTGTGCTAAACTCTCAAAAAAGTTCCTTGTTGTCCCGGCAGGAActcaaaaggaggaggaggagaggaaagagtaggaggaggaggaggcaacaGTGGGGTGGTATACTGACGCAACACTGCCTCCATGTCTCGACGCGGCCAACAGAG GCTCACTTGGCTTGTGTGCTACTGCTGCTGTGTTTCACCTGCAGTGGGCTCTGTGCAG GTTATTCCTCTTCAGACATGGAGCAAGAGCTTGGAGAACAACTGCTCAGCAGCCTGCTTGCTTCCAAG CTGAAACAGGCGAGCAAGCAGAGCGCCCCCTACTGGCGCTTAACGCTGGACAACCTGTGCCGGCTGGCTGATGGCCTGCGGCTCATAGAGGAGGGGGCTGAGGAGGCGGCgtggtggaggaggagcggcGAGGAGGCtggagaggaggtggaggaggaggaggaagaggagggggaacAGCAGATGAGGATGAGGGAGTGGAGCAACAAGAGTCTGGAGGAACTCTATAGCGTGCGGCATATTTGCAGAGCGCTGCTGCACAGTAGCCAGGGCAGG CTACGCTACGACTCAATGGAGTACGCAGCGGAAAATGGTGGCGGTGCGCAGCTGAAGCGCAAGTCGCCATACATCCTCAAGAGGCAAGCCACTCACGCAGCCAAGTCTCGGAGGCCGTACATCTTGAAGCGGAGTGAAATTTACTGA
- the nts gene encoding neurotensin/neuromedin N isoform X4: MQAHLACVLLLLCFTCSGLCADMEQELGEQLLSSLLASKLKQASKQSAPYWRLTLDNLCRLADGLRLIEEGAEEAAWWRRSGEEAGEEVEEEEEEEGEQQMRMREWSNKSLEELYSVRHICRALLHSSQGRLRYDSMEYAAENGGGAQLKRKSPYILKRQATHAAKSRRPYILKRSEIY, encoded by the exons ATGCAGGCTCACTTGGCTTGTGTGCTACTGCTGCTGTGTTTCACCTGCAGTGGGCTCTGTGCAG ACATGGAGCAAGAGCTTGGAGAACAACTGCTCAGCAGCCTGCTTGCTTCCAAG CTGAAACAGGCGAGCAAGCAGAGCGCCCCCTACTGGCGCTTAACGCTGGACAACCTGTGCCGGCTGGCTGATGGCCTGCGGCTCATAGAGGAGGGGGCTGAGGAGGCGGCgtggtggaggaggagcggcGAGGAGGCtggagaggaggtggaggaggaggaggaagaggagggggaacAGCAGATGAGGATGAGGGAGTGGAGCAACAAGAGTCTGGAGGAACTCTATAGCGTGCGGCATATTTGCAGAGCGCTGCTGCACAGTAGCCAGGGCAGG CTACGCTACGACTCAATGGAGTACGCAGCGGAAAATGGTGGCGGTGCGCAGCTGAAGCGCAAGTCGCCATACATCCTCAAGAGGCAAGCCACTCACGCAGCCAAGTCTCGGAGGCCGTACATCTTGAAGCGGAGTGAAATTTACTGA